A window from Littorina saxatilis isolate snail1 linkage group LG9, US_GU_Lsax_2.0, whole genome shotgun sequence encodes these proteins:
- the LOC138975163 gene encoding polycystin-1-like protein 2, producing the protein MVTNAMFYKGKEADREQLRGVELGPLQINYRQVFVGVVSAVIVVVPASLIVLSFKRRKIRGVTSPSIADMTTLPVKKASNKVSAKAYPLATKALSPREVQPEVETLSTKTAPCYDNKAFQPEMEGLECEESFTRNNQDNRGSGTRTGITTPYSTKAREYKSKDLSPAQGGFSKTRGGLNMAQLGRNTPEHASNVNTVSQFLLPWWFIFVGYAIAGLSVVAGAFFTFLYSLEWGGMTSLDWLLAFFFATSTGTFLLEPLKILFISVALSCIFQKLARDEISTVAPFSADRTQTWYLSQRGVSSPMPTPTADPGEAESTKELKQRRQSLVLRRHMYGVLKSLTAQALYVTLLFVICFQSNVRESFLQNEAVRNQMALRKLSTDVTSPSDVTLWLEKHFLQNVLPLTGFDGDVISVTRRRFLSDQSNFRLGPVALTQYRVQGDCDFEDSIQSRLGSVHCVPLYSAESEETRTFSAGWTVCDQNCSDTAFLYDAGDELTIGQESRGEFYGPGGYRVSLDHTRRVAEVTLHRLRTDGWLDRYTRAVNVEMNLFNPNTRLFTQAKVLLQFPSSGSCLPVISLRSARLYPYTTVWDYLLLVLQLVFVVVVIVRLCVVAKSVCFPPQGHGRCCNGAVVTLLELLLSLSAIVIYIVRIDRTILVLERVRNDPDIFTSWDVVFVLDYVYRVCLSVCLFTRVLCLLGPLSFSKSLHVLHETLMRSRPQLYGLALVAALLLTAFAAFFFLFEGPVTYRLRNFLQSYQTLLTVLLTMTKYNALRTDGGDRFQEAFHKVMYGFYCLVAAMMIMNFAITILTVYISDVRKMKSQGASQGDEGDLGQFIWSKLQSLVSPFTGPDRRKSLRAATRDKKTPAKEVDNLEELEAKLEQMLSKLMPLHSGDDPWARAAYEELHRTKNRLREVELEAEQHRTQLSLLRERVGRLSDGVLNVDVSYSVDWTVIRILDADYVLLYVLKLTNKNDTAVVTCTAEEVTKDAEDMDSDAYKLLSKVVKLTFSSEEDFKRVEVGFPVKTGIPHAKQVVAVKRNDQMPWLYFPAMMEDGMLWSRLQGLPLCLAAVVRADQTGQ; encoded by the exons GCAGGTGTTTGTGGGCGTCGTGTCTGCAGTCATCGTCGTTGTGCCCGCCTCTCTCATCGTCCTCTCCTTCAAGCGACGAAAGATCCGCGGAGTTACCTCCCCGTCCATCGCTGACATGACGACGCTGCCGGTGAAGAAAGCTTCCAACAAGGTCAGCGCGAAGGCTTACCCTCTTGCTACCAAGGCTCTGTCACCCAGAGAGGTTCAACCTGAAGTTGAGACGCTATCTACGAAGACCGCGCCCTGTTACGACAACAAAGCTTTTCAACCGGAGATGGAAGGTCTTGAGTGTGAAGAATCCTTTACCAGGAACAACCAGGATAATAGAGGATCTGGAACACGTACTGGAATAACAACTCCCTACTCAACGAAGGCTCGGGAGTATAAATCAAAGGATCTTTCCCCAGCACAGGGAGGTTTTAGCAAAACACGAGGTGGACTAAACATGGCTCAGCTAGGACGAAACACACCAGAACATGCTTCTAATGTAAACACTGTCTCTCAGTTTTTGCTGCCCTGGTGGTTCATCTTTGTGGGCTACGCGATCGCTGGCTTGTCCGTGGTTGCCGGGGCGTTCTTCACCTTCCTCTACAGTCTGGAGTGGGGCGGGATGACGTCGCTGGACTGGTTGCTGGCCTTCTTTTTCGCCACCAGCACTGGCACCTTCCTGCTGGAGCCGcttaag ATTCTGTTCATCTCTGTGGCACTATCCTGCATATTCCAAAAGCTGGCGCGTGATGAGATCTCCACTGTTGCTCCTTTTTCGGCTGACAGAACGCAGACCTGGTATCTATCTCAACGAG GTGTCTCCAGTCCTATGCCCACCCCTACAGCAGATCCAGGCGAAGCGGAAAGCACGAAGGAGCTCAAACAACGGCGACAGTCTTTGGTGCTTCGACGCCACATGTACGGTGTTCTCAAGAGCCTCACTGCGCAGGCGCTCTACGTCACTCTTCTTTTCGTCATCTGTTTCCAAAGCAACGTGCGAGAAAGTTTTCTTCAGAACGAGGCTGTGCGAAATCAGATGGCGCTAAGAAAGTTGTCT ACTGACGTCACAAGTCCCAGTGATGTCACGCTTTGGTTGGAGAAACACTTTCTTCAAAATGTTCTGCCGCTCACTGGCTTTGATGGTGACGTCATCAGCGTCACCCGACGTCGCTTCCTGTCGGACCAGAGTAACTTCCGTCTGGGGCCTGTGGCCTTGACCCAATACCGTGTGCAAG GTGACTGTGACTTTGAGGACAGCATACAGAGCAGGCTGGGCAGTGTCCACTGCGTTCCTCTGTACAGTGCGGAGTCCGAAGAGACAAGGACATTTTCTGCAG GCTGGACCGTGTGTGACCAGAACTGTTCGGACACAGCCTTTCTCTACGACGCTGGCGACGAGCTGACCATTGGTCAAGAGTCCAGGGGAGAGTTCTACGGTCCTGGCGGCTACCGCGTCTCGCTTGACCACACACGTCGGGTGGCGGAGGTCACGCTTCACAGACTGCGCACTGACGGCTGGCTGGACAGATATACACGGGCTGTTAATGTGGAG ATGAACCTGTTCAACCCCAACACCCGCCTCTTCACACAAGCCAAGGTGCTCTTACAGTTCCCTTCCTCCGGTAGCTGCCTGCCAGTGATCTCCCTTCGCTCCGCGCGACTGTATCCCTACACCACGGTGTGGGACTACTTGTTACTCGTCCTGCAGCTCGtctttgtcgtcgtcgtcatcgtcaggCTGTGTGTCGTCGCCAAGAGCGTCTGCTTCCCTCCTCAGGGACATGGCAG ATGTTGTAACGGCGCTGTGGTGACGTTGCTGGAGTTGCTGCTGTCGCTGTCCGCCATCGTCATCTACATCGTCAGGATTGACCGCACCATCCTCGTGCTGGAGCGAGTGCGCAATGACCCGG ATATCTTCACCTCGTGGGACGTGGTGTTCGTTCTGGACTACGTGTACCGAGTGTGTCTCAGCGTATGTCTCTTCACCCGCGTGCTGTGTCTGCTGGGCCCGCTGTCCTTCTCCAAGTCACTGCACGTGCTACACGAAACGCTGATGAGAAGTCGACCGCAGCTGTACGGTCTGGCCTTGGTGGCGGCGCTGCTCCTCACCGCTTTCGCCgctttcttcttcctcttcgaAGGGCCCGTCACCTACCGGCTGAGGAACTTCCTGCAGAGTTATCAGACTTTGCTGACGGTGCTGCTGACTATGACCAAGTACAACGCTCTCAGGACGGATGGAGGGGATAGGTTTCAG GAGGCTTTCCACAAAGTAATGTACGGCTTCTACTGCTTGGTGGCTGCCATGATGATCATGAACTTTGCCATTACCATCCTCACCGTCTACATATCTGACGTCAGAAAGATGAAGTCACAGGGCGCGTCACAAGGCGACGAGGGAGACCTGGGCCAGTTCATATGGAGCAAGCTGCAGTCTCTCGTCTCGCCTTTCACGGGCCCAGACAGGCGGAAGTCTCTCCGTG CAGCAACGCGAGACAAGAAGACACCAGCAAAAGAAGTTGACAACTTAGAGGAGCTGGAAGCAAAG CTGGAGCAGATGCTGAGCAAGCTGATGCCCCTTCATTCGGGTGACGATCCGTGGGCGAGAGCGGCGTATGAAGAACTGCACCGCACCAAGAACAGACTGAGGGAGGTGGAGCTAGAGGCTGAACAACACAGGACACAGCTCTCACTGCTTAGG GAAAGAGTAGGGCGGCTGTCTGACGGGGTGCTCAACGTGGATGTGTCGTACAGCGTGGACTGGACAGTCATCAG GATTTTGGACGCCGACTATGTGTTGCTGTACGTTCTTAAACTGACCAATAAGAACGACACTGCTGTGGTCACGTGCACTGCAGAGGAAGTGACGAAAGATGCCGAGGACATGGATTCTGATGCGTACAAGCTGCTGTCAAAAGTTGTGAAGCTGACATTTTCCTCGGAGGAAGATTTT AAAAGAGTTGAGGTGGGTTTTCCTGTGAAGACCGGCATCCCTCATGCCAAGCAGGTAGTCGCGGTGAAACGCAACGACCAGATGCCCTGGCTCTATTTCCCTGCCATGATGGAA GATGGAATGCTGTGGTCAAGGCTGCAAGGTCTGCCCCTCTGTCTAGCGGCTGTGGTCCGCGCTGACCAGACTGGCCAGTAG